A single genomic interval of Mustelus asterias unplaced genomic scaffold, sMusAst1.hap1.1 HAP1_SCAFFOLD_433, whole genome shotgun sequence harbors:
- the LOC144486719 gene encoding uncharacterized protein LOC144486719 isoform X1: MEGNSTVHSEEKLYTCSVCGQDFNQSSSLSEHNCSRNREKLWKCGDCGKGFDYPSQLEIHRRSHSGERPFTCSQCGRGFTQSNSLHIHQRTHTDERPFNCSQCGKGFTASSHLLKHRRIHTGERPFTCSQCGKGFAQSSNLALHQRIHTGERPFTCSQCGKRFAHSSHLQTHKRVHSGEKPFTCSDCGKGFSESSNLLMHQRGHTGEKWFTCSECGKGFTQLSHLQTHERVHTGERPFICSECGKGFSNSSNLQRHQRIHTRERPFSCSGCGKGFTDSSYLLIHQRVHTGERPFICPECGKRFPYASNLQKHRRLHTGERPFTCPNCGKTFTQSSHLQTHQRVHTGERPFTCSQCEKGFSNSSNLRAHQRVHTGERLFTCSDCGKGFTQSSKLLRHRRVHK, encoded by the exons atggaaggaaatagcaccgttcacagtgaagagaaactgtacacgtgttctgtgtgtggacaagactttaaccaatcatccagcctttcggaacataattgcagtcgcaacagggagaagctgtggaaatgtggggactgtgggaagggattcgattacccttcccagctggagattcatcggcgcagtcacagtggggagagaccattcacctgctcccagtgtgggaggggattcactcagtcaaacagcttacacatacaccagagaactcacactgacgagagaccattcaactgctcccagtgtgggaaaggattcactgcctcatcccatctgctgaaacatcggcgaatccacactggggaaaggccgttcacctgctcccagtgtgggaagggattcgctcagtcttcCAACCTCGcattacaccagcgaattcacactggggagaggccattcacttgctcccagtgtgggaagagatttgctcA ttcatcccacctgcagacacacaagcgagttcacagcggggagaagccattcacctgctccgattgtgggaagggattcagtgaatcatccaacttgctgatgcaccagcgaggtcacaccggggagaaatggTTCACgtgttcagagtgtgggaagggattcactcagttatcccacctgcagacacacgagcgagttcacaccggggagaggccattcatctgctctgagtgtgggaaaggattcagtaattcatccaacctgcagagacaccagcgaattcacaccagggagagaccgttcagctgctccgggtgtgggaagggattcactgattcatcctatctgctgatacatcagcgagttcacactggggagaggccgttcatctgccctGAGTGTGGGAAGCGTTTCCCTTATGCATCAAATCTGCAGAAACATCGACGattgcacactggggagagaccattcacctgcccaaATTGTGGgaaaacattcactcagtcatcccacctgcagacacatcagcgggttcacaccggagagagaccattcacctgctctcagtgtgagaaaggattcagtaattcatccaacctgcgggcacaccagcgagttcacactggggagagactgtttacctgctctgactgtgggaaaggattcactcagtcatcaaagctgctgagacaccggcgagttcacaagtga
- the LOC144486719 gene encoding uncharacterized protein LOC144486719 isoform X2: MDTSTMEKPWKCGDCGKGFNFSHQLETHRCNHTGERPFICLECGKVFAHSSSLQTHKRVHTGEWPFTCPECGKGFTSSSHLQTHKRVHSGEKPFTCSDCGKGFSESSNLLMHQRGHTGEKWFTCSECGKGFTQLSHLQTHERVHTGERPFICSECGKGFSNSSNLQRHQRIHTRERPFSCSGCGKGFTDSSYLLIHQRVHTGERPFICPECGKRFPYASNLQKHRRLHTGERPFTCPNCGKTFTQSSHLQTHQRVHTGERPFTCSQCEKGFSNSSNLRAHQRVHTGERLFTCSDCGKGFTQSSKLLRHRRVHK, encoded by the coding sequence atggacaccagcaccatggagaagccgtggaaatgtggagactgtggtaaaggattcaatttctCACAccaactggaaactcatcgatgtaatcacactggggagaggccgttcatttgcttggagtgtgggaaggtATTTGCTCATTCATCCTCCCTGCAGACACACaaacgagttcacacaggggagtggccattcacctgccctgagtgcgggaaaggattcacaagttcatcccacctgcagacacacaagcgagttcacagcggggagaagccattcacctgctccgattgtgggaagggattcagtgaatcatccaacttgctgatgcaccagcgaggtcacaccggggagaaatggTTCACgtgttcagagtgtgggaagggattcactcagttatcccacctgcagacacacgagcgagttcacaccggggagaggccattcatctgctctgagtgtgggaaaggattcagtaattcatccaacctgcagagacaccagcgaattcacaccagggagagaccgttcagctgctccgggtgtgggaagggattcactgattcatcctatctgctgatacatcagcgagttcacactggggagaggccgttcatctgccctGAGTGTGGGAAGCGTTTCCCTTATGCATCAAATCTGCAGAAACATCGACGattgcacactggggagagaccattcacctgcccaaATTGTGGgaaaacattcactcagtcatcccacctgcagacacatcagcgggttcacaccggagagagaccattcacctgctctcagtgtgagaaaggattcagtaattcatccaacctgcgggcacaccagcgagttcacactggggagagactgtttacctgctctgactgtgggaaaggattcactcagtcatcaaagctgctgagacaccggcgagttcacaagtga